The following proteins are co-located in the Pedobacter frigiditerrae genome:
- a CDS encoding O-acetylhomoserine aminocarboxypropyltransferase/cysteine synthase has product MSTTHKFETLQLHAGQEIDPTTGSRAVPIYQTTSYGFKNSEHGANLFALKEFGNIYTRLMNPTTDVFEKRIAALEGGVAALAVGSGQAAQFIALNNILQAGDNFVSSSHLYGGSYNQFKVAFKRLGIETKFANGDDPSDFEAKIDEQTKAIYLETIGNPAFSIIDFEQIAAIAKKHDLPLIVDNTFGAGGYLFRPLEHGAHIVVQSATKWIGGHGTSIGGVIVDGGNYNWANGKFPQFTEPSDGYHGLVFSEVFGEGGPFGNIQFIIRARVEGLRDFGPALSPFNSFLLIQGLETLSLRVQRHVDNALALAKWLENHPAVAKVNYPGLESSPYHANAKKYLSNGFGGVLSFELNGDKENAIALVDNLKLVSHLANVGDAKTLIIQPAATTHQQLSIDEQIAAGVTPNQLRVSVGIEHIDDIKADFEQAFATIGSLASLVH; this is encoded by the coding sequence ATGTCAACTACTCATAAATTCGAAACACTACAATTACACGCTGGCCAAGAAATAGACCCAACAACAGGTTCAAGAGCTGTTCCTATTTATCAAACTACATCTTATGGCTTTAAAAATTCTGAGCATGGCGCCAATTTATTTGCCTTAAAAGAATTTGGCAATATTTATACTCGCTTAATGAACCCAACCACAGATGTATTCGAGAAAAGAATTGCGGCTTTGGAAGGTGGCGTTGCCGCATTAGCTGTTGGTTCTGGACAAGCTGCTCAGTTTATTGCCCTAAATAACATTTTGCAAGCAGGCGATAATTTTGTTTCATCAAGCCATTTATATGGTGGTTCTTACAACCAATTTAAAGTTGCTTTTAAACGTTTAGGCATCGAAACAAAATTTGCCAATGGCGATGACCCATCAGACTTTGAAGCGAAAATTGATGAGCAAACAAAAGCAATCTATCTGGAAACTATTGGCAATCCAGCATTTAGCATTATAGATTTTGAACAAATTGCAGCTATTGCAAAAAAACACGACTTGCCTTTAATCGTAGATAATACTTTCGGTGCTGGTGGCTATTTATTTAGACCATTAGAACACGGGGCTCACATCGTTGTACAATCTGCCACAAAGTGGATTGGTGGTCACGGGACAAGTATTGGAGGGGTAATTGTTGACGGCGGCAACTACAATTGGGCAAATGGTAAATTTCCTCAATTTACAGAACCTTCAGACGGTTACCACGGTTTAGTATTCAGTGAGGTATTTGGTGAAGGTGGACCTTTTGGAAATATTCAATTTATTATCCGTGCTCGTGTAGAAGGATTAAGAGACTTCGGTCCTGCCCTTTCTCCTTTCAATTCGTTTTTATTAATTCAAGGATTAGAAACTTTATCACTTCGTGTTCAACGTCACGTAGATAATGCATTAGCATTGGCTAAATGGTTAGAAAATCATCCAGCGGTTGCTAAGGTAAATTACCCAGGATTAGAAAGCAGTCCTTATCACGCCAATGCAAAAAAATATCTAAGCAACGGTTTTGGAGGTGTACTTTCATTTGAGTTAAATGGGGACAAAGAAAATGCAATTGCTTTAGTTGACAACTTAAAATTAGTTAGCCATTTAGCGAATGTGGGAGATGCAAAAACCTTAATTATTCAACCTGCAGCAACTACACATCAACAATTGAGTATAGATGAGCAAATTGCAGCCGGAGTAACACCGAATCAATTAAGAGTTTCAGTAGGTATCGAGCATATCGATGACATCAAAGCAGATTTCGAACAAGCATTTGCGACCATTGGTTCATTGGCATCATTGGTTCATTAG
- the epsC gene encoding serine O-acetyltransferase EpsC — MEAKLLDSIIFRQNQQQVVPSNQAIASWAHDLLNLLFPERGSSSNYTQDILKGIFFELKEELQLILKSTKACKKNHYKEIAESFFERLPEIYRKLNTDLSALVDGDPAAQSEFEIIRCYPGFFATAMYRFAHELYLLEVPYIPRIITEYAHTITGIDIHPAAKIGEYLYIDHGTGLVIGETTEIGHHVKLYQGVTLGALSVDKSKGNTKRHPTIGNYVIIYSGATILGGLTVIGDYSLIGGNVWLTMSVPENSTVYHQSEIKIK, encoded by the coding sequence TTGGAAGCCAAATTACTAGATAGCATCATTTTTCGTCAAAATCAACAGCAGGTAGTACCATCAAATCAAGCCATTGCAAGCTGGGCTCATGACCTACTTAATCTCCTTTTTCCAGAACGAGGGTCATCCAGTAATTATACCCAGGATATATTGAAAGGTATTTTTTTTGAACTTAAAGAGGAGTTGCAACTCATATTAAAATCGACTAAAGCTTGTAAGAAGAATCACTACAAAGAGATAGCGGAATCTTTTTTTGAACGACTGCCAGAAATTTATCGAAAGCTAAATACAGACCTTTCTGCACTAGTTGATGGCGACCCAGCAGCACAAAGTGAATTCGAAATTATTAGGTGTTATCCTGGCTTTTTTGCTACCGCGATGTATCGCTTTGCCCATGAGTTATATTTATTAGAAGTGCCTTACATCCCCAGAATTATTACAGAATATGCCCATACGATAACCGGCATAGACATTCATCCAGCAGCAAAAATTGGTGAATATCTGTATATTGACCATGGAACCGGCTTAGTAATTGGTGAAACTACAGAGATAGGTCATCACGTAAAACTTTATCAAGGGGTAACCTTAGGTGCATTAAGTGTTGATAAATCTAAAGGTAATACCAAAAGACATCCAACTATTGGTAACTATGTAATTATTTATTCTGGTGCTACCATTTTAGGCGGTTTAACTGTTATTGGCGATTATAGTTTAATTGGTGGAAACGTGTGGTTAACGATGAGCGTTCCAGAAAATTCTACAGTTTATCATCAGTCAGAAATTAAAATTAAATAA
- the cysM gene encoding cysteine synthase CysM gives MKTIIDCIGNTPLAEIRFLNPNPNVKIYAKLEGNNPGGSVKDRAALNMIRSAMERGEVDKNTKLIEATSGNTGIALAMIASIYGIEIELVMPSSSTKERTLTMQAFGAKVTLLDSIEVCRDYAEEKGKQLGYFLLNQFANPDNYLAHYKTTGPEIWGETNGEITHFVSSMGTTGSIMGNSRYLKEKNPNVQIIGCQPTEESSIPGIRRWPIEYLPRIYEPERVDRIMDVSQQDAIIATRALAKKEGIFAGMSSGGALHCALKLAEELESGLIVFIACDRGDRYLSSDLFG, from the coding sequence ATGAAGACAATTATAGACTGCATTGGCAATACACCGTTGGCAGAAATACGCTTTTTAAATCCAAACCCAAACGTAAAAATTTATGCTAAGCTAGAGGGGAATAATCCTGGAGGAAGTGTGAAAGATAGGGCAGCTTTAAATATGATTCGCAGTGCGATGGAGCGTGGGGAGGTTGATAAAAACACTAAATTGATAGAGGCTACAAGTGGAAATACAGGTATAGCTTTAGCTATGATTGCCTCAATTTATGGTATTGAAATAGAATTAGTAATGCCATCGAGTTCTACAAAAGAGCGAACTTTAACCATGCAAGCTTTTGGTGCTAAAGTTACTTTGTTAGATTCTATTGAAGTATGCAGGGATTATGCCGAGGAGAAAGGAAAACAATTAGGGTATTTTCTGCTAAATCAATTTGCGAACCCCGATAATTATTTAGCACATTATAAAACCACTGGTCCAGAGATTTGGGGAGAAACCAATGGTGAAATTACTCATTTTGTAAGCAGTATGGGAACCACAGGTAGTATCATGGGTAATTCTCGATATTTAAAGGAGAAAAATCCAAATGTTCAAATCATAGGTTGCCAACCAACAGAAGAGTCATCTATTCCTGGAATTCGCCGCTGGCCAATTGAATATTTACCTAGAATCTATGAGCCAGAGCGTGTAGATAGAATTATGGATGTTTCTCAGCAAGATGCGATTATAGCAACCAGAGCTTTAGCAAAAAAAGAAGGCATTTTTGCGGGAATGAGCAGTGGTGGTGCTTTACATTGTGCACTTAAACTGGCAGAAGAGCTGGAGAGCGGTTTGATTGTGTTTATCGCCTGCGATAGAGGAGATAGGTATTTAAGTAGCGATTTGTTTGGGTAG
- a CDS encoding aminotransferase class I/II-fold pyridoxal phosphate-dependent enzyme yields MKPETTAIHALNLVKSATGDVTMPISLSTTFLRGEDGGYPGGHIYSRASNPNRSSLEKVITELEFGEDTCAFSSGNTAGMTVFQALKAGSHIICPDDMYWGLKKQLLTIFNDVLTFDFADLTDLDNIESFIKPNTVMIWAETPSNPLLKVTDIQGLANICKKHNLMLTVDSTFASPILQNPIKLGADIVMHSTTKYIGGHSDVLGGALTTAKKNEFWERVINVQQTGGAVPSPFDCFLLLRSIKTLAYRIKGHCENAMKLAEYLEAHPKVEAVYYPGLKSHAQYEIAKKQMKDFGGMLSILVKGDAIAARKVVNSVKIFAQATSLGGVESLIEHRASVEGPDTKTPQNLIRISVGLEHIDDLIADLEKALR; encoded by the coding sequence ATGAAACCAGAAACTACTGCTATCCATGCGCTCAATTTAGTTAAAAGTGCCACAGGCGATGTAACTATGCCAATTAGTTTATCTACCACTTTTTTAAGAGGAGAAGATGGTGGTTATCCGGGTGGACACATTTATAGCAGAGCTAGCAATCCCAATCGCTCTTCATTAGAAAAAGTAATTACAGAATTAGAATTTGGAGAAGATACTTGTGCATTTTCATCTGGTAACACGGCTGGAATGACTGTTTTTCAGGCTTTAAAAGCTGGCAGCCATATTATTTGCCCTGATGATATGTACTGGGGATTAAAAAAACAACTACTCACTATTTTTAATGATGTACTAACGTTTGATTTTGCTGACTTAACAGATTTAGATAATATAGAAAGTTTCATTAAACCGAACACGGTGATGATTTGGGCAGAAACACCATCAAATCCTTTGTTAAAAGTTACAGACATACAAGGGTTAGCAAACATCTGTAAAAAACATAATTTGATGCTTACTGTAGATAGCACCTTTGCCTCTCCTATTCTACAAAATCCTATAAAATTAGGTGCAGATATCGTAATGCACTCTACTACTAAATATATTGGTGGCCATAGCGATGTTTTAGGAGGTGCTTTAACAACGGCTAAAAAGAATGAATTTTGGGAAAGGGTTATAAATGTTCAGCAAACTGGTGGTGCTGTACCTTCACCTTTTGATTGTTTCTTGTTACTAAGAAGCATTAAAACCTTAGCTTATAGAATTAAAGGCCATTGTGAAAATGCAATGAAACTAGCTGAATATTTAGAAGCACATCCCAAGGTTGAGGCTGTTTATTATCCTGGTTTAAAATCTCATGCTCAATACGAGATTGCAAAAAAACAAATGAAAGATTTTGGCGGAATGCTTTCTATCTTAGTTAAAGGCGATGCAATAGCTGCCCGAAAAGTGGTAAATAGCGTGAAAATATTTGCTCAAGCTACAAGCCTAGGTGGTGTAGAAAGCTTAATAGAACATCGTGCTTCAGTAGAAGGTCCAGATACTAAAACACCACAAAATTTAATTCGGATTTCTGTTGGTTTAGAACATATAGATGATTTAATTGCTGATTTAGAGAAGGCTTTGCGTTAG
- the mqnE gene encoding aminofutalosine synthase MqnE: protein MQALDILLQNPNLPTPLKVIAQKVQNHQRITFDDGVYLYENAELGYLGVLANFVREEKHGDKTYFNRNFHLEPTNLCVYDCKFCSYSRLIKQKEEGWALTMEEMLDIVKKYDGEPVTEVHIVGGVLPQYDVAFYSALFTAIKKHRPDLHVKALTPVEYHYIFKKAKIDYATGMKLMKEAGLESIPGGGAEIFHPEIREQIAKDKCTGEQWLAIHEEWHKLGMRSNATMLYGHIEKFEHRVDHMEQLRQLQDKTRGFQTFIPLKFRNQHNQMSNVPEVSVIEDLRNYAIARIYMDNFDHIKAYWAMISRETAQMSLNFGVDDIDGTLDDTTKIYSMAGAEEQNPAMSTKELVNLIKQVGRKPIERDTLYNVVTDFTDVVFEEDVKPQYYKLPVIN from the coding sequence GTGCAGGCTTTAGACATTCTTCTTCAAAATCCAAATCTTCCAACTCCATTAAAGGTTATTGCTCAAAAAGTTCAAAATCACCAACGCATTACTTTTGATGATGGTGTATATCTATATGAAAATGCAGAACTAGGTTATTTAGGAGTTTTAGCAAATTTTGTTAGAGAAGAAAAGCATGGCGATAAAACTTATTTCAACAGAAATTTCCATTTGGAGCCTACCAATCTTTGTGTTTACGATTGTAAATTTTGTTCCTATTCTCGTTTAATTAAACAGAAGGAAGAAGGTTGGGCATTAACAATGGAAGAAATGTTAGACATTGTTAAAAAATACGATGGAGAGCCCGTTACAGAAGTTCACATTGTTGGCGGTGTTTTGCCGCAGTACGATGTTGCTTTTTATTCTGCCTTATTTACCGCAATTAAAAAACACAGACCAGATTTACACGTAAAGGCTTTAACACCTGTTGAATATCATTATATCTTTAAAAAAGCTAAAATTGATTATGCAACTGGGATGAAGTTGATGAAGGAAGCTGGATTGGAATCAATTCCAGGTGGAGGTGCAGAGATATTTCATCCAGAAATTAGAGAGCAGATTGCTAAGGATAAATGTACTGGGGAGCAGTGGTTAGCCATACACGAAGAATGGCATAAATTAGGAATGCGCTCTAATGCGACCATGTTATATGGTCACATAGAAAAATTTGAGCATCGTGTAGATCACATGGAGCAGTTGCGTCAGTTGCAAGACAAAACCAGGGGCTTTCAAACTTTTATCCCTTTGAAGTTCAGAAATCAGCATAATCAAATGAGCAATGTGCCTGAAGTTTCGGTAATTGAAGATTTAAGGAATTATGCCATTGCTAGAATTTATATGGACAACTTTGACCACATCAAAGCTTATTGGGCTATGATTAGCAGAGAAACTGCTCAAATGTCTCTAAACTTTGGCGTTGACGATATCGATGGAACATTGGATGATACCACTAAAATCTATTCGATGGCAGGTGCTGAAGAGCAAAACCCTGCAATGAGCACCAAAGAATTGGTTAATTTAATTAAACAAGTTGGTCGCAAACCAATTGAAAGAGATACTTTATACAATGTGGTAACTGATTTTACTGATGTTGTTTTTGAAGAAGATGTTAAACCACAATACTATAAATTGCCTGTAATTAATTAA
- a CDS encoding histidine phosphatase family protein: MKEIYIIRHGETELNRQGIVQGRGVDSDLNDTGRVQAAAFFNRYKDIQFDKIYTSALKRTHQTVQQFIDLGLPWEQHEGIDELAWGLWEGQPNTPEARHAFLEIVEKWQGGNYEAKFEGGESPNDVMLRMHETIELIKSRTDEKRILVCMHGRAMRLLLCMLLKKPFSEMGDFPHQNTTLYKMEFTDGQFSVIDFNNTDHLK, from the coding sequence GTGAAAGAAATATACATCATCCGCCACGGCGAAACAGAATTAAACAGGCAAGGAATTGTACAAGGTAGAGGAGTGGATAGTGACTTGAATGATACAGGAAGAGTCCAAGCAGCTGCTTTTTTTAATCGCTACAAAGATATCCAATTCGATAAGATATATACTTCTGCCTTAAAGAGAACGCATCAAACAGTTCAACAATTTATTGATTTAGGTTTACCTTGGGAACAACACGAAGGCATAGATGAGTTGGCTTGGGGATTGTGGGAAGGTCAGCCGAATACCCCAGAAGCAAGACACGCATTTTTAGAGATTGTAGAAAAATGGCAAGGTGGCAATTACGAGGCTAAATTTGAAGGTGGCGAAAGTCCTAATGATGTGATGTTGAGGATGCACGAAACCATTGAATTGATAAAAAGCAGAACTGACGAAAAGAGGATTTTGGTCTGTATGCATGGCAGAGCGATGCGTTTATTGTTGTGCATGTTACTTAAAAAGCCTTTCTCAGAAATGGGTGATTTCCCACATCAAAATACAACGCTTTATAAAATGGAGTTTACCGATGGGCAGTTTTCAGTAATCGATTTTAATAATACAGACCATTTAAAATAA
- a CDS encoding menaquinone biosynthesis protein: MNKIKISAVSYTNTKPFIYGIERSEVINQIDLSLDIPSDCAAKLISNQVDIGLIPVAAIPFVPNANIIGSYCIGSVGAVNSVFIFSKVPAAEIKTLKLDSQSRTSNNLAKVLLKFYFKVDVEFITEEVTVTDAIVLIGDRTFGRKADFAYAYDMGEEWMKFTGLPFVYAAWVANKEIPLAFVTEFDKALKFGLAHRKEVLKELKSITNFDLDDYLLNKLNFELTADKRKALNLFLSYIEQL; this comes from the coding sequence GTGAATAAAATAAAAATATCAGCCGTTTCTTATACCAATACCAAACCATTTATTTACGGAATTGAAAGAAGTGAAGTAATCAATCAGATAGATTTAAGCTTAGATATTCCTTCAGATTGTGCTGCTAAACTAATTAGTAACCAAGTTGATATAGGTTTAATACCAGTTGCTGCCATTCCTTTTGTGCCTAATGCAAACATTATTGGTTCTTATTGTATTGGTTCTGTTGGTGCGGTAAATTCCGTATTCATATTTTCTAAAGTTCCGGCAGCTGAGATAAAGACTTTAAAACTTGATTCGCAATCTAGAACATCAAATAATTTAGCTAAGGTTCTACTTAAATTTTATTTTAAGGTTGATGTAGAATTTATAACAGAAGAGGTAACTGTTACCGATGCCATTGTTTTGATTGGCGATAGAACTTTTGGGCGTAAAGCTGATTTTGCCTACGCTTATGATATGGGTGAGGAGTGGATGAAGTTTACAGGTTTGCCATTTGTATATGCTGCTTGGGTAGCCAATAAAGAAATTCCATTAGCATTTGTAACTGAGTTTGACAAAGCCTTAAAGTTTGGTTTAGCACATAGAAAAGAAGTTTTAAAGGAATTAAAATCTATAACAAATTTTGATTTAGATGATTATTTGTTGAACAAGTTGAACTTTGAATTGACTGCTGATAAAAGAAAAGCACTAAATTTATTTCTGAGTTATATTGAACAATTGTAA
- a CDS encoding sterol desaturase family protein — protein sequence MQEDFEKIVRIFSISTIRYILFAGIPFVLYYIVLSSKSKKAKIQARLSSKQDYKRELVYSFQMIVVTTLIGYFILFTPFTAYTKIYQDVNEYPIWWIFVSVLICLIIHDTYFYWMHRLLHQPKVFRLVHLVHHKSTNPSPFTSYSFSLLETIAENAVIILIVLFLPMHKLGIILFVLVGFIINVYGHLGYETAPKWFRNSFLFQIINTSVHHNLHHSKFNGNYGLYFRIWDRLCKTENPNYVQEYDRVQSNRFGLKN from the coding sequence ATGCAAGAAGACTTTGAAAAAATAGTACGTATTTTCAGTATCTCAACCATTAGGTACATCCTTTTCGCAGGCATTCCTTTTGTGTTGTATTATATTGTCTTAAGCTCAAAATCTAAAAAGGCCAAAATACAAGCGAGGTTATCGAGTAAACAAGATTATAAAAGAGAGCTTGTTTATTCGTTCCAAATGATAGTTGTAACTACATTAATTGGCTATTTCATCCTATTTACTCCATTTACTGCCTACACAAAAATATATCAAGACGTTAATGAATATCCAATTTGGTGGATATTTGTTAGTGTGCTTATTTGTTTAATTATCCATGATACTTATTTTTATTGGATGCATCGATTGTTGCATCAACCTAAAGTATTTAGGTTGGTACACTTGGTTCATCACAAGTCTACAAATCCATCGCCTTTTACTTCCTATTCTTTCAGTTTATTAGAAACTATTGCTGAGAATGCGGTTATTATTTTAATTGTTTTGTTTTTACCGATGCATAAGTTGGGGATTATTCTTTTTGTTTTGGTTGGTTTTATCATCAATGTGTATGGTCACTTAGGTTATGAAACAGCTCCTAAATGGTTTAGAAATTCTTTCCTATTTCAAATTATAAATACATCGGTACATCATAATTTACATCACAGTAAGTTTAATGGTAATTACGGCTTGTATTTTAGGATATGGGATAGGTTGTGTAAGACTGAAAATCCGAATTATGTTCAGGAATATGATAGGGTTCAATCTAATAGATTTGGGTTAAAAAATTAA
- a CDS encoding DUF4172 domain-containing protein encodes MLYNWQLPDWPNFKFKLEDLENKLYDFAEEVGLVSGLLRATDQNSHNEILIQTILIEALKTSEIEDEYLSRQDVMSSIKNNLQLNDKQEFVSDKKAVGIAKLMTDVRESYQDDLTKDKLYEWHSLLTFRQRRIVIGNWRQGEEPMQVVSGSVGKEEVHFEAPPSSQIPAEMDLFIEWFNDTAPNGKKEIRNAIVRSAIAHLYFESIHPFEDGNGRIGRAISQKALSQTLKRPLILSLSSVFEQERKEYYYALQQGSKSNEVTAWIKYFAETAIKAQKQIRELASFTIEKVKFFDRFKDKLNSRQEKALNKMFNAGKDGFIGGMTAKKYMSITGASKATATRDLKALNEMGAFPFLGEGRNINYQVMKDLYSVVIMPDENGLNKVKGWKDDLKTKIDWYNSSNSKAHITISEFLTDEDEIVDIINHLKEIAGYESPIHLNFEGVSSYPNGAVFLAPDKPTKETLTDLMKRIQKNLNIKKSYHSKDPHISIGRKLTEENVTIALEMFKEAKLEFDCTSIVLRKFNPVKKQYDVLPNEFKFIGLPPKPLAQQSLF; translated from the coding sequence ATGCTTTACAATTGGCAACTTCCAGATTGGCCTAACTTTAAGTTTAAACTTGAAGATTTAGAAAATAAACTTTACGATTTTGCTGAAGAAGTTGGTTTGGTAAGCGGTTTGCTAAGGGCTACTGACCAAAATTCGCATAACGAAATATTAATTCAAACTATCTTAATTGAAGCGTTAAAAACCTCCGAGATAGAAGATGAATATTTGAGCAGGCAGGATGTAATGTCATCAATCAAAAATAATTTGCAATTAAATGATAAACAAGAGTTCGTTAGCGATAAGAAAGCGGTGGGCATTGCAAAATTAATGACAGATGTTAGGGAAAGCTACCAAGACGATTTGACGAAAGATAAATTATACGAATGGCATTCTTTATTAACTTTTAGACAACGCAGGATAGTGATTGGAAATTGGAGACAGGGAGAAGAACCAATGCAGGTTGTATCGGGTAGTGTGGGCAAGGAAGAAGTACATTTTGAAGCACCTCCTTCATCGCAAATTCCAGCTGAGATGGATTTATTCATCGAGTGGTTTAATGATACAGCGCCAAATGGTAAGAAGGAAATAAGAAATGCAATAGTAAGGTCTGCAATAGCACATTTATATTTTGAAAGTATCCATCCATTTGAAGATGGTAATGGGAGAATTGGGCGTGCAATATCGCAGAAGGCTTTGTCTCAAACATTAAAGAGACCTTTAATTTTAAGCCTATCAAGTGTTTTTGAACAAGAGAGAAAAGAATATTACTATGCGCTACAACAAGGGTCAAAAAGTAATGAAGTTACTGCTTGGATAAAATATTTTGCAGAGACCGCTATTAAGGCGCAAAAACAAATTAGAGAACTAGCAAGTTTCACAATAGAAAAGGTGAAATTCTTCGATAGGTTTAAGGACAAACTAAACTCTAGGCAAGAAAAAGCACTCAACAAAATGTTTAATGCCGGTAAGGACGGATTTATTGGGGGGATGACAGCAAAAAAATACATGAGCATAACAGGTGCATCAAAAGCGACCGCGACAAGAGATTTGAAAGCCTTAAATGAGATGGGTGCATTTCCATTTTTAGGTGAAGGACGTAATATTAATTATCAGGTAATGAAAGATTTATATTCAGTTGTTATAATGCCTGATGAAAATGGCCTTAACAAAGTAAAAGGTTGGAAGGATGATTTAAAAACTAAGATTGACTGGTATAACAGCAGTAATTCTAAAGCACATATTACAATAAGTGAATTCTTAACGGATGAGGATGAAATAGTTGATATTATAAATCATTTAAAAGAAATAGCAGGTTACGAAAGTCCAATTCATTTAAATTTTGAAGGAGTAAGTAGTTATCCTAATGGAGCTGTGTTTTTAGCGCCAGATAAACCAACTAAGGAGACTTTGACAGATTTAATGAAACGAATTCAAAAAAATCTTAATATCAAAAAATCATATCACAGTAAAGACCCTCACATTTCTATAGGAAGAAAATTGACTGAAGAAAACGTTACAATTGCTTTGGAGATGTTTAAAGAAGCTAAATTGGAATTTGATTGTACAAGTATTGTTTTGAGAAAATTTAATCCAGTAAAAAAGCAGTACGATGTTCTTCCAAATGAATTTAAATTTATAGGTCTTCCTCCAAAACCATTGGCTCAGCAAAGTTTGTTTTAA